A genomic region of Balearica regulorum gibbericeps isolate bBalReg1 chromosome 8, bBalReg1.pri, whole genome shotgun sequence contains the following coding sequences:
- the LOC142602780 gene encoding complement factor H-related protein 1-like — protein sequence MKMRFKSCFFFLVALYSGKLFAEEMPCGSVPKVANAQIEGRNKKIYEPGETIRYQCDVGFLIVGSPEIICREGNWTAPPFCEDVSCGAAPEIPNAFITSTQQERYLPGASVQYECERNFQMMGGNFVTCTNGEWSQAPTCRDVTCEPPPEIAGGNVQGVKKSRYLPGESAHYQCWQGFEMTGASTIVCQNGTWTELPKCKGKGGKCGPPPVIENGDLLSFPMKEYSQGTTLEYKCPSLYVLEGSRYISCTNGQWTSPPVCLVACTAAEEDMRRNNIEPKWIVGNKLYSRSGDFIEFQCKRGYVKDPASSPFRVQCTEGTLEYPWCKPGKNCTLDERTMERNNIRLRSSSWSSTSTYYSGDSILFECKRWYRQVSRPEKFSPECLDGVIKYPTCEWKWA from the exons aaatgccatGTGGAAGTGTTCCAAAAGTTGCCAATGCTCAAATTGAaggcagaaacaagaaaatttacGAGCCTGGTGAAACAATTCGCTACCAGTGTGATGTAGGTTTCCTGATTGTTGGTTCCCCTGAAATtatttgcagagaaggaaattgGACAGCACCGCCCTTCTGTGAAG ATGTTAGCTGTGGAGCTGCACCTGAAATTCCCAACGCTTTTATTACAAGCACTCAACAGGAAAGGTATCTGCCTGGTGCCAGCGTGCAGTATGAATGTGAAAGAAACTTTCAAATGATGGGTGGAAATTTTGTCACTTGTACAAATGGGGAATGGTCACAAGCACCGACTTGCAGAG ATGTGACATGTGAACCTCCTCCAGAAATTGCTGGTGGTAATGTTCAAGGTGTTAAAAAGTCAAGGTATTTGCCTGGGGAGAGCGCTCACTACCAGTGCTGGCAAGGTTTTGAGATGACTGGGGCTTCCACCATAGTGTGTCAGAATGGGACCTGGACAGAGCTGCCAAAGTGCAAAg GGAAAGGTGGGAAATGTGGCCCACCTCCAGTTATTGAAAATGGAgaccttctttccttccccatgAAAGAATATTCACAAGGTACAACTCTGGAATACAAATGCCCAAGTCTCTATGTCCTGGAAGGATCTCGCTATATCAGCTGTACTAACGGGCAGTGGACAAGCCCCCCAGTTTGCCTAG TGGCCTgtacagcagctgaagaagaCATGCGCAGAAACAATATTGAGCCGAAATGGATCGTAGGAAACAAGCTGTATTCCAGATCGGGTGACTTTATTGAATTTCAGTGTAAAAGAGGATACGTGAAGGATCCAGCTTCTTCCCCCTTCAGAGTACAATGTACGGAGGGGACATTAGAATATCCATGGTGCAAGCCAGGAA AGAACTGCACACTGGATGAGAGGACTATGGAAAGGAACAATATTCGACTACGGTCATCGAGCTGGTCGAGCACTTCCACCTATTACTCCGGGGATTCTATTCTCTTTGAATGCAAACGGTGGTACCGGCAAGTTTCACGCCCTGAGAAATTTAGCCCGGAGTGTCTGGATGGAGTGATTAAGTATCCTACATGTGAAT GGAAGTGGGCATAA